One window of the Dreissena polymorpha isolate Duluth1 chromosome 5, UMN_Dpol_1.0, whole genome shotgun sequence genome contains the following:
- the LOC127881222 gene encoding MICOS complex subunit Mic10-like → MADNTVRSEDVLGQKWDRCLTDTGLKLVTGAGIGLIFSLLFFKRRPWPITLGGGIGLGMGYSNCQNDFQTPYILHGTLKKESEAETTDGS, encoded by the exons ATGGCTGACAACACCGTACGATCAGAAGATGTGTTGGGACAAAAATGGGATCGTTGCCTTACAGACACCggtttgaaacttg TGACTGGTGCTGGTATTGGACTTATATTTTCACTACTATTCTTTAAAC GTCGCCCCTGGCCCATCACACTTGGCGGAGGTATTGGTCTAGGAATGGGGTACTCAAACTGCCAGAATGACTTCCAGACGCCATATATCCTGCATGGAACTTTAAAAAAG GAATCAGAAGCAGAGACCACAGATGGAAGTTAG